Below is a genomic region from Venturia canescens isolate UGA chromosome 1, ASM1945775v1, whole genome shotgun sequence.
CTCACGACTGCCAAAATTACGGGAACTCTATTTGGCGGAGAACAACATACTGGAAATTCCAGCTGATGCCTTTGTCGGAAGCATTTCTCTCGCGGTTATAGATCTACAGCAGAACGCAATTCGCAGGATAGATGCGAGAGGACTATCAAGCCTGACGCAACTTGGACAACTTCATTTGAGCAACAATTATATCGAGACAGTGCCAATGGAGTTTCTCGAGCACAGCGAAAATCTATCTTCCCTTTCGCTGGACGGTAACAAAATTCGGAATCTACAAGCCGGCACATTCGTGAAGCTTCATCAATTACGAGAACTCAGGCTACAGGATAATCGAATTGGTGAAGTTAAGAGGGGTGTGTTCTCCCAGTTGCCCTCCCTCCTCGAGCTCCATCTACAGAACAATGCCATTACGAACGTAGAGACAGGAGCTCTGCGAACGCTCAATGCCCTGCAACACGTAAATCTACAAGGAAACCAGTTGTCCGTCCTCGGTGATGTATTTCAGCTGTCAACTTCGGACTCCTCGAGCGGTGGCAGTTCACTAGTTTCCATTCAACTGGACAGCAATGGACTTGAGGTATTACACAACGATTCCTTACGGGGCCAAGCATCCGTGAGAATAATGTGGCTCGGTCACAACAAGCTCACCCACCTCCAAGCGCCGCTCTTTCGGGATCTTCTGCTCGTCGAGCGTCTTTACCTCACCAACAATTCGATATCGATGATCGAAGACACCGCTTTCCAACCGATGCAAGCGCTCAAATTTCTTGAGCTCAGCATGAACAAACTGAGTCACGTGACGACAAGAACTTTCTCCGAATTGCACGAACTCCAGGAACTCTATCTCCAGAACAACGGGCTTCGTAAGCTCGATCCTTACGCCTTTACAACATTGAAGAAACTCCGTATTCTCGATTTGGCGAACAACAATCTCACTACTCTCGAGAACGCCATGTTCCAAGAAAATCTACCAATAACGAGCTTGAATCTGCAAAACTGTTCAATCGAGAACATCGAGACCGATGCTTTTCGAGGGCTCAGGTACCTCCTCGAGCTCAATCTTGAAAATAATCGTCTGACAGCCACTGCCCTTAGGAAGCTCACGTTCTCGAGCCTCCGAACGTTGACAGCTTCGGGTAACAACTTCACCCAAATTGCTGAATACAGCCTGTACGGTTTGCAATCGCTCCAAGAACTTTATCTCGAGAATGCACAAATCGAAGAGTTACCCGAAAACATATTCACCCTCAATCCCAACCTCGCTAAATTTCAAGCAAGCCGTAATCTCCTGAAAGATTTGCCGCCTCGAGTATTTTCAAGATTGCACTCGCTGCGAGAGATTCATCTCGACAAAAATCTATTGACCGCCGTTCCGTACACGGCTTTCTCCTTCGCTCCAAATCTCGAGATACTATCGCTCTCATGGAACAAAATTGACTCGGTCAACGCCGCAAATCTGACGAATCTAAGATATTTGAGAGAGCTCGATCTCAGTCACAACAGGATTGAGAGCATGTCGGGTTTCGCCACGGCCAATATGTCACGATTACTATCCGTCGATTTGAGTCACAACAACTTGAAAGCTCTGCCAGTCAATTTTTTCGCAAGATCGACCATGCTGCGTCGAGTTGATTTATCAGAAAACAAATTCGGACAGATACCAGCGATGGCCCTCTCCGGACACAATTTGCCCGGTTTGATCTGGctaaatttgacgaaaaatccaCTCAATCGGATACACGATGTACCTGCCGAAGCGAAGTACCCGATACTCCaagaaattcatatttccagCACGAATTTGAGTATCGTTACTTCTCAGGATTTCGAGGCGTTTCCAGCTCTTCTTCACTTATTTCTCAACCAAAATGGTATACTTCGAGTCTCACCCGGAGCATTCAGAAGTTTACCCAATCTTTTGACTCTTCATTTGGGCATGAACAGTCTCGAGATCTTGCCAAAAGAACGATTACAGGGAATAGAACACTTGCGAATATTGAATCTGACTCACAATCGTCTTAAAGAACTCGAAGAATTTCCAGCCGATCTGAAATCACTGCAGATTCTCGATCTGTCGTTCAATCAGATTGGCATTGTCGGCAAGGTGACGTTCAAGAACCTCGTCAGTCTGGTCGAGCTTCATCTCTACGGTAATTGGATAAGCACTATATCGAGCGAAGCCTTCAGACCACTTAAGAAACTACGTCTATTGGATCTTAGCAGAAACTATCTCGAGAATCTACCTTTGAACGCTTTTCGGCCACTTGAAACTCAGATACGGAGTCTTCGAGCTGAAGGTAAACTTTTAATGAACAACATCTCACGCGTCGATTAATCATAAGCTCGATGCGTTGTTAATAATGTGTTTTAATCAATATAACGAGAAGTTCACTGGACCGAAATATGCATGCTTAATCTTAGTTGAAAATTTACAACTTTTTGAGGCTCTGATGATTCAGGACTCCGTTGCAATTCAAATTTCCTCTCCCAAGTTTATCGAAGAATATTTTTGACAcattaaaatttcagaaaatttcagaaaaattacaattcgatatttgtatttgaatttggtattgaattttcaatttggtatttgaatttttgaaaggcAATAGCAGGACATAACACACTTGAACATTAAACCACGAAGCGTCAGATTCAGCAGGGTTCTCGAAGGTTCTTGTACACCTGCAATTTACTCGTTTGACAGAGAATCCGTTACATTGCGGTTGCGAGTCCCAGGAATTGTGGGAATGGTTACGCGATCATCAAAAGCTCGTGGGTGGAATTGGACGGGATCGTGAGCGGGGAAGTAATGGCGGTGTCGGAGTGGGTGACGTCGAAGCGGGCTTACTCAGATGCGAACAGCCACCGGAACTCCGAGGACTCGTCTTTCTCGATCTGGACCCTCCCGCGTTTTGCTCAGCACCGCTTGTACCAAAGCTCGCTATTCAGGACATTCAACCGTTTTCAGTTTTGGTTTCCTGGCAGAGTAGAAATCATTCGGGATTGCATGGCTACCAGGTCGCCTATCACGCACTCGACAACGTCGACGAGGTGAGTGCTTCGTTCACGTTTCGTCATCTATCGAATCCCAATTTCAACGGtggcattgaaaaatttctatcgGATCTGGGCGAACAGTTAACGATGAACCAGTTGCCCTCAGCCTCAAATTACTCGTCCGCACTCagattaaaaaatcatcgatttcATAGCACTCGATGTTACTGATGAAAGATTTTATTGCATCGACCAGCACAGTGCTCAAGGTTAGAATAAATGTGTGGTTCGATCGAAAACTAATCGACTCGTTCAATGCTCTCGGCGATTGATCAGTCAATTATTTGAATACTATTGCGAATGTGCTATCGAGTACCGCGGAAGCAATTGAGGCAGAAGAGGACGTTAaaacaaagataaaaaaatcatttcgctTGTTCTGTATCAGGTTCGAAGGAAGCTCCTGGGCCCGGAATCTCGTTCCGTGCGGCTTTCGAAATTGGCGTCGGACACGCGGTACCTTATCTGCGTTTTAGGGCTGGGAAGTTGGGGGACGCCAATGCCGGAGAGCGTTAACTCATGGCAAATGAACGGTTCGCACGACGACGTTATCGAGAGTTCAGTGCCACCGATTATGATCGATTCGCCGATGAGTCGATGCACGGAGGTGAGAACCCTGGACGCGCCTGATACCGTGATCGGTGAAGGATCAGTCGGGGATCGAGGCGGATTAGCGAGTATTTTAACCCGCCGACTGGGACTCATTGTTGGCAGTTGTATGGGTTTCGTCGTCTTTATCGTATTGGTTTCGGTGTTGGGTtacatgaaaatgaaaaagcaacGCGCTGCGATGAAGAGGGAACAGCCCCTCCCGCCAAATCCGCCCGAGTACATGTCCTACAGACACTTCTCGTTGCAAGGGGGCGACAGAGCCGAAAACGCGTGTCCCAGTTTCATCAGTAATATTGGCACAACACCTTTGAACTCGTAGCACAAGATTAATTCTGCGCGAAAAACGAGCGAGCAACGCGACATCGAACTTAAAAGTGTGTCCACTTGTACCGGGATCTACGGTTGATGATGCCAATGGAAGATGCCAGGAGAGCAGATTCAAGAggaaatatataaaacaatgGCTTTTCAACGTTATGAAAGGTACTCGTGGAAGCGGAGGGAACTGAATAAAATTAGTTTCGAGGGCTACTTCAATCGAGTAgagaagagtgaaaaaaaatttgtaggaATTGTTGGACAAATCGAGAGCCATCGAACCCGTGAAATAAAGTGTTCCGCGTATCGTTTTTTACAGTTCATTCGAAAATGACGAAAGAACGAAATATGTAACGAGATCACGAActgaatacgaaaaaaaaacaaaaacaaacgaacTTTTAGAAAGTATTTAGCTTCGATTTAAAGATTGAATATTAATGTTTCGCGTGTGTCGCATGATCTCTTCGTCAAAAAAGATGTTGCGTCGCCATTGAAGGTGGACGTTAAGGCAACGTGCTGCACCGACCGAGTTTCCAAATCTCGTGCTTTTCCGAGACGACACGACCGATCGAATCGACAACGCACCGAGTCCGTATTTGCCATGTACTCTTTATCGATCGGCTCTATCGGTTCGGAGAATCTCAGTTTTGACGCGTCGAAACGGTTAATGCGTGTGATACGCGACCTTAAAGTGAACGAGTCTAGTAATAAAATACCCACTGGTATGCaatgaaaacgaatgaaacgAGGGtagagtttttttaaaaatatatttaaaaacgaCGTTTCAACAACGATTCAACACGATTCCCAGATCCTCGTATCTATCCGCATTTAAGACTGATTTTTTAACGATCAACAgatacacacacatatacacataGGTTCTTTCAGTTCGAACCTCGCTGAACCATTGACATTAAGTTGTAAGATAgacaattttttgtaaataacaTAGCTAGGTCAAGAGtcgaggaaagagaaaaaattaaaataaaagaagaagaaatgaGAAGCGAATAAAACATTGTCGAATCGAATATCCAACGCGATCTTGTAGAAGGTTCTGCCAAATGGTactcgaaaacgaaaaaccCAATTTTCTAACCCAATAGTCTAATCGTCTAACAACCATGTTTATGTAACTAAGCGAACGAGTTATTAGTACGAGTTCCCGCGGTACGAATCCCGGAGGGAAAATGTAATTCATTGAACAAGTAAACACTTTATCGAAGCCAAATTTGATTCCTGCCAAAATAATCGAATTCGCGAATTTGCCAAAAACAAAAGAACgaaatgaatattattaatatttacaTAATATGTCAATAATGCGACGAAACTTACACACACGTACACGAGTTCAAAGATATTTTGCGGAGGGAcaattatatattgtatataaTTAGAGATAATAATGAAGCATATTGTACATTACGAGTCTAGACTAaggattaataaaaaaatgaataataccaaaatgttttttatgaaTCGGGAGGTGCGGCGGCAGCGTCTTGATGTCAGTTTCAaagagaacatttttcaatcggACAAAGCAGGACGTGCCACGTATCTAAATTATCTCGATCATCTTTtattcccaaaccttcataatttttttttttcgctgatTTCTGGAACACAGCAAAGCAATCgatcgacgagaaaaaaattattgacgaCTCTAGAGTCAAAACGGACTCTGAAAACGGCCCTCGGAAAAAACAAAGTCGGAACGGGAATTAGGCCAATGTCTCTAACACAATTCTCGGTTAGAGGTCTCAGGAGCCCGTGAGAGACTGAACTTTTGGCTCGGTAACGTATACATTTGGGATTCACACGGATCACAGGTAAGATAAATACACGAGGAGAAAAGGACTTCAAAATTGGGAATGTCCTTCGTTCGACTACTTGATGAATACTCACTTTTTTAACTACGGAGAAGCACGAGCAATTTAAAAATGGTGCACGACTGGAAAACAGCTGACGGAAGAGTTTTATAAGTTTTCGCAGTTGAGACTCGAGTTTGGCGTCGCAAcgcgatgaaaataaattcgaatGTGACGGAAACATTCGCTGCTATTCAGTAGCCGATTCCATGCACCAACTTTCTTACTGCTCAAGAGAACTCTGGGTGATTCCATTAATTCAGACTGTAACGCGAAAACAGAATTTTAGTATAGAAACTTCAGGTTATTTCCATATTAATTGATCAGGATAAAGCTGCATTAGAGACTTTTTTAAATCTCTTTTCCTGAATTCGTCGCAAAGTGGCTGAagaatattatcatttttagaTAAATTCAGTCGACTTCTGACAAGATAAAAGAAACTTCCGACTGTGGCGATGAAATTTGTCATATCGAAAACCACTGAGCTGCGTATCTCTACCCATGAAATGTCCATGAATTCTCAACACCAGATCACAACGTGTTGAACGAAATGCTGAATTATTACAAAGCAAAACCAGAATATCattttgtacattttcataaaactaCGTGATataaaactgattttttttttcatagcacTGAATTTGCAAATGCAGGGTAGGAATGGACAGCAAGGCAGAGGAATCAATCGAATTTGAATAGTCTAACTGTAATTTCGTTTTCGATTCGTTTCCAATGGAGAAATGCTGAATATTtgagtcattttttcatttgtaacGATCGCGCGTACTGCAATAATCtcaaaattggaaaatccaGCAAACCGAAGCGCCGAGAGCTTGAAAATGCACCCGCGTGTATGTATACAACATAGATTTAATACAGATTACAGGAACATCGTTCCggaaaataaacgagaaaggaagtttttaaaaatgagatattttgttggaaaatacGTGGCGAGTGGTGTTCGATTTAGCGCAGAACCTCCGAGAACGAACGCGGTGGAAAAACAATTTGCCAAACGGTTGTACCAAAACGTTCGAAACAAATTTAACTAAAAATCAGTGACATGCTCACGCGAATACACTTTAGAGTTTCTTCATGTGTGAATTTATGCCCGTACACATACGTGTGTATATAGACTTTGGAAATTAAAAACTCGGCCGAATAAACGTGTCTTTGAACTAGAACGAGTTTCGATGGAAAAACCACCGGAATCTTTCGGGTTGTCAGCGCATTCGATTTATACGTCGATCCGACCATTCAATCGAGCGGTGACGGatcgaaaaaacaattaacaAGTTATGAAGAACGGACACGGACGTAATTGACTTTTTCTCGGCATGACGCGCAATTTCGCCGATAGAGATCATTCTGTAATTCACTTGATCGAATCATCCCCCCGCCCTGCTTTGGCTATAGGGAAAACCGGGGCTAGTTGGCCAATGGGGCAAGTTGACTAATAAACAATAATATCTAAATTACGGAATGTAAACGCATACGTCCGGTTGATATAATTGTTCACAGTAGCCTCTTTCCGATTCGTGTGTCCCAACGCGTCGGAGCGCACGTCGTTTAGGAACAGTGAAGAATTTTCGTAAATCCAGAtacaaaaccaaatttttacgTCAATATTATCTATCTTCTGctgtctcgatttttttccaattattagAATAATCCTCTGCACGAATGTTCATACACTTAACTATAATTGTgcattatatttttctcaattatcgcTATAATTTGCTGGTAGAACGTTTTGTTGCTAAAAAAAGCAGTGTGAGGTAAATAAGCCGACATGGAATGGGCGATCTGACATGAGTGATCTGAATGGGCCCACTCAAGGTGTgccagtaaaaaaatataatattctaTGTGTGTAAAAACTGCAATCCTGACTTTGATGACGAGGATGAGAATCaaatattccttttttctcacactTATGGACAAAAATTATCTCTACAGTCACTTGTGTCAACATTTTGTATTCATtgttccaatcatcaaataaATGATATTGATAACTATCCGCTTTTATCAATTTCACTAATACGTTGTTGATTATCAGGTAAAAATAGTACCACAGTCAACTTGCCCCACCGTATAGGGCCGGTCTCCcctaattactttttttttttttttttgatgttttaTCGCAtatcaacattaaaatttttgttggaaataatatttgaCGCTTTCCCATGTACTCTCGAAACACATTCGCTCATAAAAATAGGAAGCAAATATTGTTCATCGACTGAATCAAGCAATATTCGTGAATCGAGCGAGAAATCATGGAACGCAAGTTGGAGGAACGAAGGAAAGCTGCGATGGGTTCATGTATCTGTGATATAAGCAGAGATTAATGCAAACTGAGCGGATTCCCGTTCGTACCCACATCGCGCCCAGAAATTGATTCATCGACGCTTACTCAGGTGGAATCGGTGCGAAGACACGAAGATAGATAAATGCTTTGGAATTAACGTTGTCGTCTGATATTCTCGCACCATCTAATCTCGATTTATTGTCCAAATAGCGAAAACCAGCCAGGCGAGAGAATTCGTGAGTACCCATAACGTAAAACGGGCGAAAAAATGTAGTTGCCCGGAATTGGGGATGATGAAAAACGATAATTTTCGTGCATCGTCGATGTTTCTTTTGTAGAGTTTAAAATGACTGCTTCcctataaaattttactgatGAAATTACATTTCGTtcgcatttatttattcatcacGGTTGCGGATATTAATTAAAGTCGTTTTCAATTATATAATGAAGCGTGAATACGTTGATAAATATGACGGTCGACTATATAAACGTGATCGTGAAACGGTACGTGAAATCGCAGCTGAAAAAACTTCACTACAAACTTCGCTACAAACGTGCTCGAGCCAGCTGCGCTCGAATGCAGcggattttccaatatttttatattcaacTAAAAGTAAatagagaaatgaaaatgttttgcAGCTgttgtaataattatttgcCGGAGAGCGCCACTTCTCGATTCGACATACGACCTGAAGAGCTGAGGGAAAATGAAGctattaaaattatgaagaaaGTTGCttgattatgaaaaattattgtttcgAACGCGCCGCTGGAAAGTTTGTGCATTGATAAtgaaatcaaatatttttgtcaataaAGTGAAATGAATATTTCGCGAAATACGTAAGAAAGTTTCCGGTACCTTGTCTCCAAAGTTTCGGCCAATCTTGATAAATGGGAAAATTTGCGACTCCGTTAAGTTGATCGTGGACGAAATTCGCGCTTTTATTAAACTATGTGACCAATTTCCATTCGGCTGTGAACCGAGGAACAAGGCGGAGTAAACACTTTGCACAACTTCAACCGTAGCAGGATTCAAATTAAATGTATTTTAGAAGCAGGGAGCTGCTGTTAGTGATCGCAGTGCCCGGCGTATTGCACCGGAAGTAGTGAGACCGAGCTACTTCAGAACACGAGCATCTTAACAGCGTTTGGTCGATCCAACGCTCGCCCCTGCCCAAACAAACCGTCGCAGAACCAGCACTGTTTATGTGTTCATGAAACTAAGTGAGTGTCTATTCACCACCGACCCAAGTAGATAAAGTTTGTGCATTCAGGAAAGCGTGTTATCAACATTATCAATCCGTTCGACGTCCTATTGAAATCCCATTCTCGATAATTAATCACGTCATAAATGATTGTGCAGTTTACATCGTTTACCACTGAATTGACGTCGTTTGGTAGCGTCTGTTCGAACGTAACGGTTATCGCGAACGAGCGAGAGAATATGCAGCAAATAAATTGCCtggaacaaaaattcaaatataaaaaaaaagcatttgaaaatttgattcaCCGAtgacttttcgtttttcaggTCGGTGAACAAATTACGgttgagacaaaaaaaaatgacgtttccTCCTCCGATGTGGCCATCGAAATACTATTTGGGAGTGTTTAATCGTTGGTCTGAGTGGTACTCTGTTGTTTTTATGAGTCATTTTTGAGGATATGCGATTGTGTAACCCGACGAAACGAGCGAGCAGTTTTTTCGAAACAAACAAAAGTGGAGTAGCGAAAAACTCATGAATAATCCGTGAGAAAGAAAGCCCGTAATTGActattttgatttatttagCATATCCTAACGAAGCAGCACGTTCCACAAAAGAAATGTCATACCTATCTTGAATAATTACGGTTACGAAAAAGGAAGATCGGACTAAAGTCGTCCGAGTACGAAATAAATCTTGCGGGCACAGAAGAGTGTCGTTGCGAGAAGCGTTTTTAGCCTCGAGGGTTGAGACGAAACACTCTCGTTACTATTTATTGTATGGTgcttaataaattttcttcaaagctgCTCGTAAATCGCTCAGCTTTCCGTTTTCTACGTCAGGTTTCTTCTCTCCGGCtcgtctcttttttttctcgagtctCTTCAGTTATCCTCATTCTCTAAATCCCAGGAGCTTTCAAACGTGAGCGCTACAATGAGGGAAGAGTTGTGAAAGTAATATTTTGGAAATCCCTCCATTTTCAAACGTCACAACGCTCAAAAAAGCTGCTGCGGAATCCGCGATATTATCTTTGAGGTTAAATATGTGTAAAGCACAAGATTTCATATGGTCACAAATCGAACGTGAGTTCAGGAAAATGTGTTTCCTCTTTGAATTCACAGCTCGTTCATTttatcatatattttttagTCATTTCTCTTTGGGAGAGGTGGCCATTGTTTTGGCGCCGGAAAACAAAGTAAAACCGCGTAAAGGGTGTCCCTTTTAGTCCTCGCCAATTCTTGCAGCTCAGCCACGTTGTTATCCTCGAGCGGAGCGACACGGTGGTGCGGTGCGGGAAACAAAGGGCAGAGGGGGAGGGAATTCTCCATGGCAGTCCCGTAAAATCTCTTGTCATAAAGTTTATGGCCCGAGTCTCAGTTTCTGGCGCGAAGTGGAAACGAGGGAAAACCAACGGGATGAGTATGTATATACGCTTGAAGAAGGAGGACGGAGAAGCGGAAAAACCAACGTAACGCCTGAGCTTTTCtgctgtgcgtgtgtgcgcgtgtgtgtgtgcgtgggCAAGTGTGTGTCCCGGAAAACTCTTTCCTCAGCGTTTGTTCTCGTTCATAGCGAATGGAATGCCCGAGATTTTCGTACGACGTAGTAGATCCAAGTGTGAAACATACGACGACGGATAAGACGGAAGACCGAATATAAGGAGAgctggagagagagagagagagagagaaagcgtcAAGTGAAAATCTGGACCACGCGCGTTATGTCGTCGGAAATttcttgaataaatatttccaacGCCGTGCAAAGCTTCCTCTCGCATCGAGGCTTCGACTTGGAATGTGTGCAGGACATTCATGAGCGAAAAAGCAAGCGattgaggaagagagagaaagaacaatggagaagaaaagagaaagaaagtacGTAAGAAGCCAAGTGCGAGCGCGGCTAAAGCGTAGGGAAATTCCAAGGGAGATACCATAACCTGCTCAACGATGTGCACTCGCGGCGAATCCACGAAGAAAAACCGACCTCTATGACGAGAAAGACGCTCCGAGTACGTAAGCGAACGAGCTGGAAAATCTAAGGAAAAGCCGAACTGGCAAATATTTGGATAGTGTGTaactttggaatttttaaatttaggTGACGAGTGCATACACTTTGAACGGAAGTATGATGTATAGAATGTACATATATGTG
It encodes:
- the LOC122419073 gene encoding protein artichoke-like, with the translated sequence MTGYREREGDRRKSKVPRLLCARRLFLLSFLIPGLGTTPKVRAQTPECPPTEAIPGCPCYNFEDGLFLECPGATEDTIRNTMIGVLSEGGPTTVVQSLSIYELDKSIEKLKEGSFPMGSQIRHLQISHSSLQEISDNAFSNLKENLESLALVSGRLPQVPQKSLAGLHKLAALDLAANLIHDLSSYCFWGLKLIKLSLKGNQISKISEHTFAGLEDSLSDLDLEENKLKLFPMTALRRLDGLASLRLAWNEISEIVDDGYSKLNSLLILDLSSNNFDKLGEDCFRPCPILHTLSLYYNSIETIHKDAFVSLKDLESIDLSNNKIVFLDVTTFKGNERLRTIELSHNHIHYIGGVFSRLPKLRELYLAENNILEIPADAFVGSISLAVIDLQQNAIRRIDARGLSSLTQLGQLHLSNNYIETVPMEFLEHSENLSSLSLDGNKIRNLQAGTFVKLHQLRELRLQDNRIGEVKRGVFSQLPSLLELHLQNNAITNVETGALRTLNALQHVNLQGNQLSVLGDVFQLSTSDSSSGGSSLVSIQLDSNGLEVLHNDSLRGQASVRIMWLGHNKLTHLQAPLFRDLLLVERLYLTNNSISMIEDTAFQPMQALKFLELSMNKLSHVTTRTFSELHELQELYLQNNGLRKLDPYAFTTLKKLRILDLANNNLTTLENAMFQENLPITSLNLQNCSIENIETDAFRGLRYLLELNLENNRLTATALRKLTFSSLRTLTASGNNFTQIAEYSLYGLQSLQELYLENAQIEELPENIFTLNPNLAKFQASRNLLKDLPPRVFSRLHSLREIHLDKNLLTAVPYTAFSFAPNLEILSLSWNKIDSVNAANLTNLRYLRELDLSHNRIESMSGFATANMSRLLSVDLSHNNLKALPVNFFARSTMLRRVDLSENKFGQIPAMALSGHNLPGLIWLNLTKNPLNRIHDVPAEAKYPILQEIHISSTNLSIVTSQDFEAFPALLHLFLNQNGILRVSPGAFRSLPNLLTLHLGMNSLEILPKERLQGIEHLRILNLTHNRLKELEEFPADLKSLQILDLSFNQIGIVGKVTFKNLVSLVELHLYGNWISTISSEAFRPLKKLRLLDLSRNYLENLPLNAFRPLETQIRSLRAEENPLHCGCESQELWEWLRDHQKLVGGIGRDRERGSNGGVGVGDVEAGLLRCEQPPELRGLVFLDLDPPAFCSAPLVPKLAIQDIQPFSVLVSWQSRNHSGLHGYQVAYHALDNVDEVRRKLLGPESRSVRLSKLASDTRYLICVLGLGSWGTPMPESVNSWQMNGSHDDVIESSVPPIMIDSPMSRCTEVRTLDAPDTVIGEGSVGDRGGLASILTRRLGLIVGSCMGFVVFIVLVSVLGYMKMKKQRAAMKREQPLPPNPPEYMSYRHFSLQGGDRAENACPSFISNIGTTPLNS